A genome region from Neosynechococcus sphagnicola sy1 includes the following:
- the glmS gene encoding glutamine--fructose-6-phosphate transaminase (isomerizing) has protein sequence MRQAVTRLRGAFAIAVICADYPQELIVARQQAPLAIGYGQGEFFCASDTPALVPYTRAVLTLENGELARLTPQGVSVYNFAGDRLKKQPRTLNWNPVMVEKQGFRHFMLKEIYEQPGVVRTCLEAYLNPDWSLGSNKPLATINPVQLGITDGLLDGVEQIQILACGTSWHAGLVGKYLLEQLAGIPTMVQYASEFRYAATPLMPNTLTIGVTQSGETADTLAALEMEKQRRVGKPAPFQARLLGITNRPESSISLLVDQLIDTHAGIEIGVAATKTFVSQLIAFYLLALDLAYRRQTLPVEGIEQVLTGLRQLPALIELILESQERYIEELTHEFAETQDFIFLGRGINFPIALEGALKLKEISYIHAEGYPAGEMKHGPIALLDAKVPVVAIATPGIVYEKVLSNAQEAKARDARLIGVTPLNAPEANEIFDNILPVPAVDEILSPILTVIPLQLLAYHIAARRGLDVDQTPQSRQERDR, from the coding sequence GTGCGACAGGCGGTAACGCGGTTGCGGGGAGCCTTCGCCATCGCCGTGATCTGTGCCGATTATCCCCAGGAACTGATTGTGGCTCGACAACAGGCACCCCTCGCCATTGGCTACGGCCAGGGGGAATTCTTCTGTGCCTCCGATACCCCAGCACTGGTCCCCTACACCCGTGCAGTTCTCACCCTGGAAAATGGCGAACTAGCGCGCCTCACCCCCCAAGGCGTATCTGTTTATAACTTTGCTGGCGATCGCCTGAAGAAACAACCCCGGACGTTGAATTGGAACCCGGTCATGGTTGAAAAGCAAGGGTTTCGCCACTTCATGCTCAAGGAAATTTATGAGCAACCAGGGGTGGTGAGAACCTGCCTAGAAGCCTACCTGAATCCAGATTGGTCTTTGGGCAGTAACAAACCCCTCGCCACGATCAATCCCGTGCAGTTGGGGATCACCGATGGGTTGCTGGATGGGGTGGAGCAGATTCAGATTCTGGCCTGTGGAACCAGTTGGCACGCAGGCTTGGTCGGCAAGTATTTACTCGAACAACTGGCCGGAATTCCCACCATGGTGCAGTATGCCTCTGAGTTTCGCTATGCCGCCACCCCCCTGATGCCCAATACCCTCACCATTGGGGTAACTCAGTCTGGCGAAACAGCAGATACTTTAGCAGCCCTGGAAATGGAGAAGCAGCGTCGAGTGGGAAAACCAGCCCCCTTCCAAGCTCGGCTGTTGGGAATTACCAACCGCCCCGAGAGTTCGATCTCCCTACTGGTGGATCAGTTAATTGACACCCACGCCGGGATTGAAATTGGAGTGGCCGCCACAAAGACCTTTGTCAGTCAGTTAATTGCCTTCTATCTCTTGGCACTGGATTTGGCCTATCGTCGGCAAACCTTACCCGTAGAGGGTATTGAGCAAGTGCTGACCGGGTTGCGTCAATTACCGGCGCTGATTGAATTAATCCTAGAAAGTCAGGAACGCTACATTGAGGAGTTAACCCATGAATTTGCTGAGACCCAGGACTTTATTTTCTTAGGACGAGGAATTAACTTTCCCATTGCCTTAGAAGGAGCGCTGAAACTGAAGGAGATCAGCTATATCCATGCGGAGGGCTACCCTGCGGGAGAAATGAAGCATGGGCCGATCGCCCTCTTGGATGCCAAAGTACCCGTCGTGGCGATCGCGACCCCTGGAATTGTTTACGAAAAGGTACTTTCCAACGCTCAAGAGGCCAAGGCACGGGACGCTCGTTTAATTGGGGTGACACCTTTGAATGCCCCAGAAGCTAACGAAATCTTTGATAACATCCTGCCAGTGCCCGCAGTGGATGAAATATTATCACCGATTTTAACCGTCATTCCTCTGCAACTGCTGGCCTACCACATTGCGGCGCGGCGCGGCCTAGACGTGGATCAAACCCCGCAATCTCGCCAAGAGCGTGACCGTTGA
- the cysH gene encoding phosphoadenosine phosphosulfate reductase: MSSSATRLRWSHNNFNLDEINQQFSDPDAIQIVKWAVETFGRGLVMSTSFGIHSAVMLHMVTAIVPEIPVIWIDTGYLPTKTYVFADQLTQRLKLNLKVYQSSMSPARMEALYGRLWSQNDVEALNRYDQIRKVEPMQRALRELKVTAWLAGLRSNQTDHRKTLDPVSIQGAIYKILPILNWSSKQVYEYLTTYDLPYHPLFDEGYVTVGDWHSSRPLTAMDENERDTRFKGLKQECGLHLPQSMEESASLDSSSL, translated from the coding sequence ATGTCAAGTTCAGCGACCCGCTTGAGATGGAGCCACAACAACTTCAACCTGGATGAAATCAATCAGCAGTTCTCAGATCCAGATGCTATTCAGATAGTGAAATGGGCGGTTGAGACGTTTGGTAGAGGTCTGGTGATGAGTACCAGCTTTGGCATTCACTCTGCGGTGATGCTGCACATGGTCACCGCTATTGTTCCTGAGATTCCAGTCATCTGGATTGATACCGGGTATCTGCCAACCAAGACCTATGTTTTTGCCGATCAGCTCACGCAGCGACTGAAGTTGAATCTTAAGGTCTACCAGTCCTCCATGAGTCCTGCCCGCATGGAAGCGCTGTATGGGCGTCTTTGGTCACAGAATGATGTGGAAGCCCTCAACCGCTATGACCAGATTCGCAAGGTAGAGCCAATGCAGCGGGCACTGCGAGAGCTAAAGGTCACCGCATGGCTGGCAGGACTTCGCAGTAATCAAACCGATCACCGAAAAACCCTTGATCCGGTGAGTATCCAGGGTGCTATTTACAAAATCCTGCCGATCTTGAACTGGAGTTCCAAGCAGGTTTATGAATATCTCACAACCTATGACCTGCCCTATCATCCCCTGTTTGACGAGGGCTATGTCACGGTTGGGGACTGGCATTCTAGCCGCCCCCTGACGGCGATGGATGAGAATGAACGGGATACCCGGTTTAAGGGTCTGAAGCAGGAATGTGGCCTGCACCTGCCTCAAAGCATGGAAGAATCCGCCAGCCTTGACTCTAGCTCCTTATAG
- a CDS encoding nucleoside deaminase, with translation MDTADHEKFIRRAIELSARASLEYCTGGVFGAVIVRDGKIVAEGMNRVVASHDPTWHAEMEAIRLACITLQSFKLKGCTLYTSAEPCPMCLATCYWAEIDQVFYGASVDDAFEYGQFDDRPIYQELALPREQRKIPLKQMLREEAVEIWKQYQAKPDKIHY, from the coding sequence GAGTTATCCGCACGGGCTTCTTTGGAATACTGCACAGGGGGCGTCTTTGGAGCCGTCATTGTCCGGGATGGCAAGATCGTGGCGGAAGGAATGAATCGGGTGGTCGCCAGCCATGATCCGACCTGGCACGCCGAAATGGAAGCCATCCGCCTAGCCTGTATCACCCTTCAGAGCTTCAAACTCAAGGGCTGCACCCTCTACACCTCCGCTGAACCCTGCCCGATGTGCTTGGCAACTTGCTATTGGGCAGAGATTGACCAAGTCTTCTATGGTGCCTCCGTTGACGATGCCTTCGAGTACGGTCAGTTCGACGATCGCCCCATCTATCAGGAACTGGCGCTGCCCCGCGAACAGCGCAAAATCCCCTTAAAGCAAATGCTGCGAGAAGAAGCGGTCGAGATTTGGAAGCAGTATCAGGCAAAACCAGACAAGATCCATTACTAA